The DNA window GACaataaaaaaccaaatcaaatcatcCAAGCTCAAACACCATTTAGAAGATGTATTTGTACACTGATTTAGAAACACTTTTTGGATATAGAGCTGAGTCTAGATTTCAAAGAGAAAACGAACAAATGTagggaatatatatatagatagttaACTAGGTTAAGTTATGTTCCAAAAcattatctcatctaaatcaacaTATGAATAAGATAAGGCAAGTGAATGCTAAACAATTTTTGATTCATTTAGAGAGATTGTTAAGGCTGAAACTAGAGAGATTCCTTTTGTTGGAAAGTCATTTGCATGTTAATCAGTCTTGAAAATGCAAACTGacttgtatttttattttctgtaTGTTGACACCAATCGGAGAATCGCCGACGTTTTGACGGAATCTGGTTCGACAGTGCTGCTCTCAAGTCTAACTTTGTAGTTCAGGTTTTTTCGAGGTAGCCGATGTGGTGTTGTTTTCAGAGAAATGAGGTTATTTCAGTTAACTGTCTTCATTTTACAGGTAAAGTAAGCTAATTTTGATTTTGGGGATTTAGGATTTTTAGTTCTTTGTTCTTTATTCATGCATTTGTTGAATCTGAATGGAATGAGCTCAAAGAATTCTTATGGCTGTCTGAAATTTGCTTGAGCTAATGAGGAAACTTTCACCCAAAAATGAACCCTAGAAGGCCTAGAATGCTAGATTTAGGGTTCATTTCAGTGAGGGTTTTCGGTTAATTGTGAAAACTGTCTTCCATCAAATTTATATTCAGCTGTCTTTTATGTTAGAACTTCATGGATGTAAAATATAGATAATGTCATTAACTGGTTTGATCCAATGAACTAATTGAATAATGGATACTTGTAATCTTCCATTGAACTTAAGTAGTGTAGATGATAAACCACATAATTTTTGCAGATGTTACTGATTTTGTCGCTGGAAACACTTTGTTCAGTAGACCAAGAATACCATCCATGGCCAGAAACAGAAACAGACACAACTCACGATAACAATATAATATCATCGCATTCTTGTATTCACGACGAAATACTCAAACAAAGAAGGCGACCGGGTAACAAGATCTATTCGGTCACACCAAAAGTTTATGATCAGGCAGAAGAAGTCTCTAAGCCCCTTCACCGAAAAGGAAGAACTTTACTTGGATTCTCAACTGCCCAAGAAAAGAAGCAAGTGAATAAACCCATtaggatttatttaaattatgatgCTGTTGGACACACAATTGATAGAGATTGCATCAATGTTGGTGATGTAGTTGGTGACATTTTATGTATTCACGTGCCAAGAACTGATTCAGTGTTTAAAATCTACATTAAACACGGATCTCAGAAGCCACCAAATttgtttttgatgatttatttttgctaattaattatttgtaaatgcAAAGTTTTCTGTGGGAGAAACAAATAGATAGCTAGATAGATCTACTAATTAAGACAACGCTAAACAAACTAAGAGGAAACTAACTGGTTTCAATCTCTTTCTCTCTAGAAGAAAAATCTTAATTAGTCTCGGGGTCAGGTGTGAAAGAAAGCCTTTTTTTCCATGTTTTACTTGCAAAGACTTAGTCGAAGAATATTAGTCCTCCTAAATTTATGCCTATTACAATTTtatggttttttttattaatcttttattataaaatctttgATCCTATTAATTAGCTTTTATTGtttcaaatctattttatttaataaattacaaaattttttattttttattttctttatttaaatataataaatcttttattataaaatatttcttcttaataatTAGCTTTTTACTGtttcaaatcaattttattttttataaaactatccCAATCAAGTCAATTCAAGAAAAAATTCATCACAAACATTCCTCTTCCCAAAATTTCTAAAACACTCAACTCAATCCGTTCTCTTTTGATTTTTCGGTACATTGCGTCAATTGGTAtgtgattatttttttcaacgTATTTGTTCGTGTATTTGAATAATTCgttatttctctcttaatcGTAATTATGTTTTACTTTGAAAGGAATAATAATGTCTTTCTGGGAGAGACTCGAAAAATTGGGCGAAGGCagttatggagttgtctatCTAGGCCGTCCATTAGAAGGACATTGTCTCTATCCGTCTATTTCAATAATGGCAGTTAAATCCGCGGAGTACGAAAATTCATCATCTCTCCTACACGAAAGGGATATTCTCTCTAAATTTAAAGAATGCCCGCATATTATTCGTCTATATGGTTATGATTTCACCGTTGAAGGCACaaattgttttacaaatatctTCTTGGAGTACGCCTCGGGCGGCACTTTGCACGACCGCATTCAATCATCCAAGACATCTAAATACAACGGAATCTCCGAAATTGAAGCAAAGGAATATACACTTTCCATTTTAAAGGGTCTGCGCTACATCCATGAGAGTGGATACGTTCATTGTGATATAAAACCGGAAAACATATTAATGGTCGACGAGAAAGCCAAAATAGGAGACTTTGGTATGACTATTCAGCCATTCAATCTTCCAGGAATGACGCTAGGTACTCCTCATTATATGCCTCCTGAGACATTAAACGATGGAGAATATGATACTTCTACCGATATTTGGGCATTGGGATTCTCCTTCTTTGAAATGATCACATCAAACCGCAATGGAAATGCAAAAATATGAACCAAAAtcttattaaactaataaagtGAAGTAAAATGTCCAAAGAGGCTTTCGATTTTTGGAAGAGGTGCACAACTAAAGATCCAAAGAAAAGATGGAGCGCAAATATGCTTCTACAACATCAGTTCATCGTCGGTAGGAGCGAGAATCCTTCTACCTCCCAAAATAACGCATAGGCGCTCCTTTACTTCCGTACATTGATCCTAAAcggtatttgattaattaatttgttgttaaatttatgtttgttgtttgtttatttcttttacttattttattttattttaggatttaTGTATTAAGCTTGTGCGGAATCTTGGAAGGAATAatgtttataatacaaataaataaagaattttagtttatataacaAGAAGGTATTAATGTAAACTTAGACTTATTAGacttacaaatttatttataatgattttttacttaatattcATTTACATATGGTGCAGGCATTTACTCATTAAATGACATTCATACACTGAGTTTTGGATTACAACTAGTCCCTAAAACATTTTAAAGAGGtgagtaaaatattattttctacacTTTTCAAATTATACATGTTTACAATTGATGTCCTTTTGAAGTAAAAAGAcgtattttctttttatattgtATGAAAggtgtaatttttttatacaccAAAATTTACTCAATCTTCAATTGCCTCTCTTCGACAATCGAATCATCCAATTGCCGTGAAATTTGTATTGTTCGTAGATCTAATCAATCATTTCATCTATAAGAGCAATTTATCATAGATGTAAGTTATGAAACATCGTTTTAAATCTAGTTATTctaacatataatattataatatcgtATAGTTTAAGGatttaattttcattcaaataaaaaatggagTTATGTGGTTAAAATCTGTAGAATATAAGACATACAATATGGATGgatcaataataaattattgctTTTTTATATTGCAGTTGAAAAAGAATTCATCTTGATTCCAAAAAGTACAAGTTTCATTAAATTGTTGTTACAAATGATTCATCCTTAACGATAAAGGTGAGTTTTTTCTTAACTAACGAATAAATGTTTGTATTGGTTgatagattataattttatttattgatctTCTTTCCTAGCTTTAGTTGTAACTAAATGgtttaattctattattattgtttatgaaGTGATTTTGATCATTCTCATATCTTCTATCTTTTTAGGGATAGAGAGTTATACAAGCTGGAGTAAGTTGCATCAAAGGACTTTTAGGACAAAAATGGAATATGTACAAGAGTTCTAACACAATTATCCTGAGGTCAAGTCACATATGGGCATAATTCAAGGAAGGCTCCCCTAACTCAATATGAATCGGTAAGACTTATAACCTAATTGTTGTGGATGGTTCATGAATGAgagacaaaaattaaaataaatttgaaagtaCGTATAGTATTGAAATCACTACTAGTTGTCCGTTTGAAAACAACATCTTCCCCGGGTgaaaaaaagagagagagagaaaagaaagaaagaaagaaaaaaccgGAAAGGAAATGAAAAGTCTCAAATATAAAGGGCATCAGTATACCGATTCTGCTTAAACGgacttcaaatatatttattataaaataactctCAATAATGAATCTTATACAACGAAAGGGTGATAGTCCCGACTGTGCTATATCCCAATCCCTAAACCTCAACCTTGTAAGACTGCCTAATGTGGGATGGAGACTAAAGGAATGATTGTGATTGAATTCAAATACGATGGTCCAAATATCCTAAGAGAACTAAGGTGCTTCAAACGATTGAATGAAAGGCTTACAAAAAAAAAGCACAACAAATAATGAGACGAGACTTTGATGGTGAAATATAAACTATCCATTATATTTGAGGTACGTACTCATTTATCTATTTCTCTATTAATTGATTCATTAATGTTATAATAtctctttctttattatttgattcattATTGTTTATAATGATGTAGATAAAGAGTCAAATTCATATAATTGACGAAGGGAAGACAAGAAAAGAAGTGAAGATTGATTCAATATATGTAACTTGATCATCTTATATAAGTTAAGGGGAACCATTGTAAATcctatatgaaatattataggTACTTTTTTTAGGTTAGTGGGAGTTTTTTAATCCTGTTGAGTTTTGTATAAACAAATAATCCCTATTACAGGATTTTTCTCTCAAATAGTTATTTCTCTTGATTTACTATCTCAACTTAAAGTtctaagtaattttattttttttatcaattgatcaatatgttttttaatgataatttctaTAAGTTTCTACATTAATatcgaattaaaaaaatattatttatgatcaATAAATAGGTAAACCTCGAGATAATTTCAAAAGAAGTATTCAATTCAAAAGAAACTAATATTGAATTCAAAAAGGTTttgtaaactattttttttgtaaataatcacaccgaatcaaataaaaataataataatttgtaacaaATGCAATAACCTGTTTTCATTTACATCttctattttgttttcaataatgaaatttgattatatagatcTATCAATCTCATAAAAtcatagatttttttaaccaaattcGTAGAATTCGAATTCACTACTACAGCTTCCTAAAACTCCTTATCAGCACTAGGATCAACCAAAGAACTAAGACTTTTGATTCATCTAGAAATATCTATTTGTCTTGTACCCTTCTAGTAATCCCTAGACCAGATCTGATATTTGCACCAACTTCCTTAGCATCATTCACCTAAAGAAAAGCATATAATAAAACAGTTAATTAAGGGAAGACaataaaaaaccaaatcaaatcatcCCAGCTCAAACACCATTTAGAAGATGTATTTGTACACTGATTTAGAAACACTTTTTGGATATAGAGCTGAGTCTAGATTTCAAAGAGAAAACGAACAAATGTAGGGAATATATAGATAGTTAACTAGGTTAAGTTATGTTCCAAAAcattatctcatctaaatcaacaTATGAATAAGATAAGGCAAGTGAATGCTAAACAATTTTTGATTCATTTAGAGAGATTGTTAAGGCTGAAATTAGAGAGATTCCTTTTGTTGGAAAGTCATTTGCATGTTAATCAGTCTTGAAAATGCAAACtgacttgtttttttattttctgtatGTTGACACCGATCGGAGAATCGCCGGCGTTTTGACGGAATCTGGTTCGACAGTGCTGCTCTCAAGTCTAACTTTGTAGTTCAGGTTTTTTCGAGGTAGCCGATGTGGTGTTGTTTTCAGAGAAATGAGGTTGTTTCAGTTAACTGTCTTCATTTTACAGGTAAAGTAAGCTAATTTTGATTTTGGGGATTTAGGATTTTTAGTTCTTTGTTCTTTATTCATGCATTTGTTGAATCTGAATGGAATGAGCTCAAAGAATTCTTATGGCTGTCTGAAATTTGCTTGAGCTAATGAGGAAACTTTCACCCAAAAATGAACCCTAGAAGGCCTAAAATGCTAGATTTAGGGTTAATTTCAGTGAGGGTTTTCGGTTAATTGTGAAGACTGTCTTCCATCAAATTTATATTCAGCTGTCTTTTATGTTAGAACTTCATGGATGTAAAATATAGATAATGTCATTAACTGGTTTGATCCAATGAACTAATTGAATAATGGATACTTGGAATCTTCCATTGAACTTAAGTAGTGTAGATGATAAACCACATAATTTTTGCAGATGTTACTGATTTTGTCGCTGGAAACACTTTGTTCAGTAGACCAAGAATACAATCCATGGCCAGAAACAGAAACAGAAACAACTCACGATAACAATATAATATCATCGCATTCTTGTATTCACGACGAAATACTCAAACAAAGAAGGCGACCGGGCAACAAGATCTATTCGGTCACACCACAAGTTTATGATCAGGCAGAAGAAGTCTCTAAGCCCCTTCACCGAAAAGGAAGAACTTTACTTGGATTCTCAACTGCCCAAGAAAAGAAGCAAGTGAATAAACCCATtaggatttatttaaattatgatgCTGTTGGACACACAATTGATAGAGATTGCATCAATGTTGGTGATGTAGTTGGTGACATTTTATGTATTCACGTGCCAAGAACTGATTCAGTGTTTAAAATCTACATTAAACACAGATCTGAGAAGCCACCAAATttgtttttgatgatttatttttgctaattaattatttgtaaatgcAAAGTTTTCTGTGGGAGAAACAAATAGATAGCTAGATAGATCTACTAATTAAGACAACGCTAAACAAACTAAGAGGAAACTGGTTTCAATCTCTTTCTCTCTAGAAGAAAAATCTTAATTAGTCTCGGGGTCAGTTGTGAAAGAAAGCCTTTTTTGCCATGTTTTACTTGCAAAGACTTAGTCGAAGAATATTAGTCCTCCTAAATTTATGCCTATTACAATTTtatggttttttttattaatcttttattataaaatctttcatcctattaattatattaattagctTTTATTGtttcaaatctattttatttaataaattacaaaaatttttattttttattttctttatttaaatataataaatcttttattataaaatatttcttccTAATAATTAGCTTTTTACTGtttcaaatctattttattttttataaaactatccCAATCAAgtcaattcaaaaaaaattcatcaCACACATTCCTCTTCCCAAAATTTCTAAAACACTCAACTCAATCCGTTCTCTTTTGATTTTTCGGTACATTGCGTCAATTGGTAtgtgattatttttttcaacgTATTTGTTCGTGTATTTGAATAATTCgttatttctctcttaatcGTAATTATGTTTTACTTTGAAAGGAATAATAATGTCTTTGTGGGAGAGACTCGAAAAATTGGGCGAAGGCagttatggagttgtctatCTAGGCCGTCCATTAGAAGGACATTGTCTCTATCCGTCTATTTCAATAATGGCAGTTAAATCCGCGGAGTACGAAAATCCATCATCTCTCCTACACGAAAGGGATATTCTCTCTAAATTTAAAGAATGCCCGCATATTATTCTTCTATATGGTTATGATTTCACCGTTGAAGGcacaaatatttttacaaatattttcttGGAGTACGCCTCGGGCGGCACTTTGCACGACCGCATTCAATCATCAAAGACAACTAAATACAACGGAATCTCCGAAATTGAAGCAAAGGAATATACACTTTCCATTTTAAAGGGTCTGCGCTACATCCATGAGAGTGGATACGTTCATTGTGATATAAAACTGGAAAACATATTAATGGTCGACGAGAAAGCCAAAATAGGAGACTTTGGTATGACTATTCAGCCATTCAATCTTCCAGGAATGACGCTAGGTACTCCTCATTATATGCCTCCTGAGACATTAAACGATGGAGAATATGATACTTCTACCGATATTTGGGCATTGGGATGCTCCTTCTTTGAAATGATCACATCAACGCCGCAATCGAAATACAAAAATATGAACCAAAAtcttattaaactaataaagcGAAGTAAAATGTCCAAAGAGGCTTTCGATTTTTGGAAGAGGTGCACAACTAAAGATCCAAAGAAAAGATGGAGCGCAAATATGCTTCTACAACATCAGTTCATCGTCGGTAGGAGCGAGAATCCTTCTACCTCCCAAAATAACGCATAGGCGCTCCTTTACTTCCGTACATTGATCCTAAAcggtatttgattaattaatttgttgttaaatttatgtttgttgtttgattatttcttttacttattttattttattttaggatttaTGTATTAAGCTTGTGCGGAATCTTGGAAGGAATAATGTTTATAATACAAACAAATAAagatttttagtttatataacaAGAAGGTATTAATGTAAACTTAGACTTATTAGacttacaaatttatttataatgattttttactTAATGTTCATTTACATATGGTGCAGGCATTTACTCATCAAATGACATTCATACACTGAGTTTTGGATTACAACTAGTCCCTAAAACATTTTAAAGAGGtgagtaaaatattattttctacacTTTTCAAATTATACATGTTTACAATTGATGTCCTTTGAAGTAAAAAGAcgtattttctttttatattgtATGAAAGGTGTAATTTTTTATACACCAAAATTTACTCAATCTTCAATTGCCTCTCTTCGACAATCGAATCATCCAATTGCTGTGAAATTTGTATTGTTCGTAGATCTAATCAATCATTTCATCTATAAGAGCAATTTATCATAGATGTAAGTTATGAAACATCGTTTTAAATCTAGTTATTctaacatataatattataatatcgtATAGTTTAAGGATTtcattttcattcaaataaaaaatggagTTATGTGGTTAAAATCTGTAGAATATAAGACATACAATATGGATGgatcaataataaattattgctTTTTATATTGCAGTTGAAAAAGAATTCATCTTGATTCCAAAAGTACAAGTTTCATTAAATTGTTGTTACAAA is part of the Impatiens glandulifera chromosome 1, dImpGla2.1, whole genome shotgun sequence genome and encodes:
- the LOC124933009 gene encoding mitogen-activated protein kinase kinase kinase 20-like; this encodes MAVKSAEYENSSSLLHERDILSKFKECPHIIRLYGYDFTVEGTNCFTNIFLEYASGGTLHDRIQSSKTSKYNGISEIEAKEYTLSILKGLRYIHESGYVHCDIKPENILMVDEKAKIGDFGMTIQPFNLPGMTLGTPHYMPPETLNDGEYDTSTDIWALGFSFFEMITSNRNGNAKI
- the LOC124933019 gene encoding mitogen-activated protein kinase kinase kinase 20-like, whose amino-acid sequence is MSLWERLEKLGEGSYGVVYLGRPLEGHCLYPSISIMAVKSAEYENPSSLLHERDILSKFKECPHIILLYGYDFTVEGTNIFTNIFLEYASGGTLHDRIQSSKTTKYNGISEIEAKEYTLSILKGLRYIHESGYVHCDIKLENILMVDEKAKIGDFGMTIQPFNLPGMTLGTPHYMPPETLNDGEYDTSTDIWALGCSFFEMITSTPQSKYKNMNQNLIKLIKRSKMSKEAFDFWKRCTTKDPKKRWSANMLLQHQFIVGRSENPSTSQNNA